A genomic stretch from Thalassophryne amazonica chromosome 18, fThaAma1.1, whole genome shotgun sequence includes:
- the LOC117530544 gene encoding gastrula zinc finger protein XlCGF8.2DB-like — protein sequence LETDWRTSVKFNCRKNINIVSSSNTDEKQFKGSEYVKASGHINNSEQQKERQAGRKQLSCSDQSKRQKQKGTLNKHIRIQAGQKAFVCSECGRRYVRKSHLNRHMMIHSGQKPYVCSECGKRFGQKNSLNKHMIIHTGQKAFVCSECGKRFGLKSNLNTHMIIHTGQKAFVCSECGKRFGRTNSLNQHMIIHTGQKPFVCSECGKRFGRKNSLNEHMKIHTGQKPFVCSECGKRFGRKNSLNEHMKSHTEQKPFVCSECGRRFGQNSQLKIHMIIHTGQKAFVCSECGKRFRRKNGLNEHMIIHTGQKLFVCSECGRRFGQKSTLKIHMIIHTGQTPFVCSQC from the coding sequence ctggaaacagactggAGAACTTCAGTCAAatttaactgtcgaaaaaatatcaatattgttagttcaagcaacactgatgagaaacaattcaAAGGCTCTGAATATGTAAAAGCATCTGGTCATATTAACaattcagagcaacaaaaggagaggcaagcagGAAGAAAACaacttagctgttctgatcagagtaaaagacagaaacagaagggcactctgaacaaacacattagaattcaggcaggacaaaaagcatttgtctgttctgagtgtggtcgaagatatgtacgaaagagccacctgaacagacacatgatgattcattcaggacaaaaaccatatgtctgttctgagtgtggtaaaagatttggacaaaagaacagcctgaacaaacacatgataattcatacaggacaaaaagcatttgtctgttctgagtgtggtaaaagatttggactaaaaagcaacctgaacacacacatgataattcatacaggacaaaaagcatttgtctgttctgagtgtggtaaaagatttgggcgAACGAATAGCCTGAaccaacacatgataattcatacaggccaaaaaccatttgtctgttctgagtgtggcaaaagatttggacgaaagaacaGCCTGAacgaacacatgaaaattcatacaggccaaaaaccatttgtctgttctgagtgtggcaaaagatttggacgaaagaacagcctgaatgaacacatgaaaagtcatacagaacaaaaaccatttgtctgttctgaatgtggtcgaagatttggacaaaacagCCAGCTGAAaatacacatgataattcatacaggacaaaaagcatttgtctgttccgagtgtggtaaaagatttcgaCGAAAGAACGGCCTGAacgaacacatgataattcacacaggacaaaaactatttgtctgttctgaatgtggtcgaagatttggacaaaagagcaccctgaaaatacacatgataattcatacaggacaaacaccatttgtctgttctcagtgt